The genomic stretch CGCCGTTCTTGGACTCGGAGATATCGGTCCTGAAGCTGCACTTCCGGTAATGGAAGGAAAAGCTGCACTTTTTAAGCGATTTGGAAATGTCGACGCAATTTCTATTTGTCTGAACACAAAAGATGTCGATGAAATTGTAGAAACCGTTGTGAGGATTTCTCCCGGGTTTGGTGGAGTAAATCTCGAAGATATCTCCGCACCGAGATGTTTTGAAATTGAAAAAAAGTTAAGAGAACGTTTGAATATTGCCGTCTTTCATGATGATCAACATGGAACCGCGATCGTTGTTCTTGCAGCTCTTCAGAACGCATTAAAAGTTGCTCAAAAAAAATTATCCGATGTGAAAATTGTATTTTCCGGAGCCGGTGCGGCGGGCATTGCCGTTGCAAAACTCCTTATTTCGGGAGGAGCAAAAAACTTAATTCTCTGCGATTCGCAAGGAATCATTTCTTCTTCAAGAACTGACATTAATTCTGCAAAAAAAGAAATGCTCCAAAAGACCAATCCTGAAAATATTTCTGGAACACTTGCTGATGCGCTGAAAAATGCTGATGTTTTCATTGGGGTTTCCAAACCAAATCTTCTCACTGCAGAAAACATAAAATCTATGAATCTAAACTCGATTATTTTCGCCATGGCAAATCCCACTCCAGAAATAATGCCGGACGAAGCAAAAAAAGGAGGTGCTTTTATAGTAGCAACTGGCCGAAGCGACTTTCCAAATCAAGTGAACAATGTTCTTGCCTTTCCTGGACTTTTTCGCGGCGTATTTGACTCAGGAGCAAAAGAAATTACCGAAAAAATGAAAATTGCTGCGGCAAATGCTCTTTCTGCACTCGTTCCAATGCCGACAACAGAAAAAATTCTTCCGAGCGCTTTTGATGAAGGAGTAGCGGAAAGCGTTGCGAAAGCAGTGAGTAA from Candidatus Peregrinibacteria bacterium encodes the following:
- a CDS encoding NADP-dependent malic enzyme; the encoded protein is MTSPLDEKALDLHKKLKGKMETTLKSPIESKEDLSLLYTPGVAAPCLEIAKDKEKVYTYTGKGNLVMIVTDGTAVLGLGDIGPEAALPVMEGKAALFKRFGNVDAISICLNTKDVDEIVETVVRISPGFGGVNLEDISAPRCFEIEKKLRERLNIAVFHDDQHGTAIVVLAALQNALKVAQKKLSDVKIVFSGAGAAGIAVAKLLISGGAKNLILCDSQGIISSSRTDINSAKKEMLQKTNPENISGTLADALKNADVFIGVSKPNLLTAENIKSMNLNSIIFAMANPTPEIMPDEAKKGGAFIVATGRSDFPNQVNNVLAFPGLFRGVFDSGAKEITEKMKIAAANALSALVPMPTTEKILPSAFDEGVAESVAKAVSKCAEI